The following is a genomic window from Armatimonadota bacterium.
GGCCCGCGCCGCCGAGCCCGAGTAGGACGTAGTAGGACATCTCCAGGCCCGCGGCAACCGCCGCCTGGCCCGCTTCGATCGCGCGCCGCTGGCTGACGCCCTTGCGATGGTAGCGCAGCAGCTCATCGCTGCCCGTCTCCAACCCGACATGAACGCGGCTGAGCCCGGCCGCCGCGATGTCGCGCAGTCGGTCGCGACGCATCCACAGGGTAGCGGACCTGGCATAGCACGTGATGCGCTCCATGCGCGGGAACGCTTCGCGGGCGGCGCGGCAGATCGTGATGAAGTCGTCGGCCGCGATGATGAGCGGGTCGGCGTCACCGAGGAAGCACTCCGTCGCGTCGGCGCCATAGGCGTCGCGCGCGCGGCCCACGTCCGCGAGCACCTCCGCCAGCGGGCGCACCTCGAAGTCAGGCTGCCCCAGGTGCGTGTAGATGCCGCAGAAGCGGCAGCGGTTCCAGTTGCACCCGCGCGTCACCCGCAGCAGAACGCTGCTCGCCTCCGTCGGCGGGCGAATAATCAGCGGCTCGGGAAGTTGCATGTCACTTTGCCACGGATTGTCGCGGACTGCGCGCCAGCCGCGACGTCATGCCGAGCCAGGCAATACCTGCCCGCGACAGGCGGGCAT
Proteins encoded in this region:
- a CDS encoding radical SAM protein, producing the protein MQLPEPLIIRPPTEASSVLLRVTRGCNWNRCRFCGIYTHLGQPDFEVRPLAEVLADVGRARDAYGADATECFLGDADPLIIAADDFITICRAAREAFPRMERITCYARSATLWMRRDRLRDIAAAGLSRVHVGLETGSDELLRYHRKGVSQRRAIEAGQAAVAAGLEMSYYVLLGLGGAGRSDLHVRETLKVLNAVRPQFVRFRRLWVFGSEDGPSCPLYEDVQAGVFAPQTPEVTVLEMREIVGKIDFPTEIEAIHHNVHVRLAGRVPEHRERMLARIDAFLALPEDEKAREYSKPLAI